A single genomic interval of Oxyura jamaicensis isolate SHBP4307 breed ruddy duck chromosome 26, BPBGC_Ojam_1.0, whole genome shotgun sequence harbors:
- the SLC16A1 gene encoding monocarboxylate transporter 1, which translates to MPPAVGGPVGYTPPEGGWGWAVVIGAFISIGFSYAFPKSITVFFKEIEVIFNASSSKVSWISSIMLAVMYAGGPISSILVNKYGSRPIMIVGGCLSGCGLIAASFCNTVEELYFCVGVVGGLGLAFNLNPALTMIGKYFFKKRPLANGLAMAGSPVFLSTLAPVNQMFFGIFGWRGSFLILGGLLLNCCVAGSLMRPIGPKPDQLKKEAVKEVLQEAGKVKKDDGDTSTDLIGGKAKKEKSTLFQTINKFLDLSLFTHRGFLLYLSGNVIMFFGLFTPLVFLSNYAKSKKIANESAAFLLSILAFVDMVARPSMGLVANTKWIRPRVQYFFAISVIYNGVCHLLAPMSTTYAGFCIYAGFFGFAFGWLSSVLFETLMDLVGAQRFSSAVGLVTIVECCPVLLGPPLLGKLNDMYGDYKYTYWACGVILIISGVYLFIGMGINYRLVAKEQKAEEKTRNEGKEEETNIDEAEKQKEANNDVATLPQKSTEDGVKEEESHM; encoded by the exons ATGCCACCGGCCGTCGGAGGCCCTGTGGGATATACTCCCCCTGAAGGAGGATGGGGATGGGCTGTGGTCATCGGAGCTTTCATCTCCATTGGGTTTTCCTACGCTTTCCCCAAATCCATCACTGTGTTCTTCAAAGAGATTGAGGTAATCTTCAACGCATCTAGCAGCAAAGTCTCGTGGATCTCCTCCATCATGCTGGCTGTTATGTATGCCGGAG GTCCCATCAGCAGCATCCTGGTGAACAAATACGGCAGCCGACCCATCATGATCGTGGGTGGGTGCCTCTCTGGGTGTGGTTTGATTGCAGCTTCTTTCTGCAACACTGTGGAGGAGCTCTACTTCTGCGTGGGGGTTGTAGGGG gccTTGGACTTGCATTTAACCTGAACCCAGCCTTAACCATGATTGGCAAGTACTTCTTCAAGAAGCGTCCCCTGGCAAATGGACTGGCTATGGCAGGCAGCCCTGTGTTCCTGTCGACCTTGGCGCCCGTGAACCAGATGTTCTTTGGTATATTTGGCTGGCGAGGGAGCTTCCTCATCCTTGGTGGTCTCCTGCTGAACTGCTGTGTTGCTGGGTCCCTCATGCGGCCAATTGGCCCCAAGCCAGACCAGCTGAAGAAAGAGGCTGTAAAAGAGGTGTTGCAGGAAGCTGGGAAAGTGAAAAAAGATGATGGTGATACTAGCACAGACCTCATTGGTGGGAaggcaaagaaagagaagagcacACTCTTCCAGACGATCAACAAGTTCTTGGACCTTTCCCTGTTCACGCACAGAGGCTTCCTGCTCTATCTGTCGGGCAATGTGATCATGTTTTTTGGGCTGTTCACTCCCTTGGTCTTCCTCAGCAATTATGCAAAGAGCAAGAAGATTGCTAATGAGTCTGCAGCCTTCTTGCTGTCCATACTGGCATTCGTAGACATGGTAGCCAGACCTTCCATGGGACTGGTGGCAAACACCAAGTGGATCAGACCAAGAGTCCAGTATTTCTTTGCCATCTCCGTGATTTACAATGGGGTGTGCCACCTCCTGGCCCCCATGTCCACTACCTATGCTGGCTTCTGCATTTATGCTGGCTTCTTTGGCTTTGCCTTTGGCTGGCTTAGCTCGGTGCTGTTTGAAACCCTGATGGACCTCGTGGGAGCACAAAGGTTCTCCAGCGCAGTCGGCCTTGTGACCATTGTGGAGTGCTGCCCGGTGCTTCTGGGACCCCCTCTGCTCG GTAAGCTCAACGACATGTATGGTGACTACAAGTACACGTACTGGGCCTGTGGGGTCATCCTCATCATCTCTGGGGTCTACCTCTTCATCGGGATGGGCATCAACTACCGCCTGGTGGCGAAGGAAcagaaggcagaggagaagACGAGGAACgaagggaaagaggaggagaCCAATATTGATGAggctgagaaacagaaagaggCAAACAATGACGTGGCCACCTTGCCACAGAAGAGCACGGAAGATGGTgtcaaagaggaagaaagccaCATGTGA